In one window of Catenulispora sp. GP43 DNA:
- a CDS encoding MFS transporter, with protein MLPVILSAMFMAMFDYFVVNVAAPSFQHDLHTTDAGLELIVGGYGFAYAAGLITGGRLGDLLGHKRMFVAGMAAFTLASLACGIATSSTLLIVARLVQGATAAAMVPQLLALINVIYPVHERPRAMAWFGATIGVGSVAGQVLGGVLLEANLFHWTWRPIFLVNVPIGLVAVLLALRWLPDTRGTHRPKFDPVGAVAIALSIGLALAPLILGRAEGWPVWTWVSLIASVPVMIVAMRWEARLSRAGGSPMVDLTLFKERTFSVGLALSGLMLAMFGGFMLAMTLFLQGGMHMSPVRAGLLFGPLGVAFAGSSMLARRVSGRWGARVIAIGAALSTTGLVLLGVVLAWRGADLASWQLLPSMVLVGAGNGLVLPSLVGSVLAGIKSRNAGAASGMLVTAQQFGGAAGVTILGTVFFSVLGSHPGGFGGYVSAMRWVDAVDVVFVAAILAMAFLLPKQAAGMAAKR; from the coding sequence ATGCTGCCGGTGATCCTGTCGGCGATGTTCATGGCGATGTTCGACTACTTCGTGGTCAACGTCGCCGCGCCCTCGTTCCAGCACGACCTGCACACCACGGACGCCGGCCTGGAGCTGATCGTCGGCGGGTACGGCTTCGCCTACGCGGCCGGGCTGATCACCGGCGGCCGGCTGGGCGACCTGCTCGGCCACAAGCGGATGTTCGTCGCCGGGATGGCCGCGTTCACCCTGGCCAGCCTGGCCTGCGGCATCGCCACCTCCTCGACCCTGCTGATCGTCGCGCGCCTGGTGCAGGGCGCGACCGCGGCGGCGATGGTGCCGCAGCTGCTGGCCCTGATCAACGTGATCTACCCGGTGCACGAGCGGCCCCGGGCGATGGCCTGGTTCGGCGCCACCATCGGCGTCGGCTCGGTCGCCGGGCAGGTGCTGGGCGGCGTGCTGCTGGAGGCGAACCTCTTCCACTGGACGTGGCGGCCGATATTCCTGGTGAACGTGCCGATCGGGCTGGTCGCGGTGCTGCTGGCGCTGCGCTGGCTGCCGGACACCCGGGGCACCCACCGTCCGAAGTTCGACCCGGTCGGCGCGGTCGCGATCGCGCTGAGCATCGGCCTGGCGCTGGCCCCGCTGATCCTGGGCCGGGCCGAGGGGTGGCCGGTGTGGACCTGGGTCTCGCTGATCGCCTCGGTCCCGGTGATGATCGTGGCGATGCGCTGGGAGGCCAGGCTCTCGCGGGCCGGCGGGTCCCCGATGGTGGACCTGACGCTGTTCAAGGAGCGCACGTTCAGCGTGGGCCTGGCGCTGTCCGGGCTGATGCTGGCCATGTTCGGCGGGTTCATGCTGGCCATGACCCTGTTCCTGCAGGGCGGGATGCACATGAGCCCGGTGCGGGCCGGGCTGCTGTTCGGGCCGCTGGGCGTGGCCTTCGCCGGCAGCTCGATGCTGGCCCGGCGGGTCTCGGGCCGCTGGGGCGCCCGGGTGATCGCCATCGGCGCCGCGCTGAGCACCACCGGGCTGGTGCTGCTGGGCGTGGTGCTGGCCTGGCGCGGCGCGGACCTGGCGTCCTGGCAGCTGCTGCCCTCGATGGTCCTGGTCGGCGCAGGGAACGGCCTGGTGCTGCCCTCGCTGGTGGGCTCGGTGCTGGCCGGCATCAAGTCCAGGAACGCCGGCGCGGCCTCCGGGATGCTGGTCACGGCGCAGCAGTTCGGCGGCGCGGCGGGGGTGACGATCCTGGGCACGGTGTTCTTCTCGGTGCTGGGATCGCACCCGGGCGGGTTCGGCGGGTACGTGAGCGCGATGCGCTGGGTGGACGCGGTGGACGTGGTGTTCGTGGCGGCCATTCTGGCGATGGCCTTCCTGCTGCCCAAGCAGGCCGCGGGGATGGCCGCCAAGCGCTGA
- a CDS encoding ArsR/SmtB family transcription factor — translation MGTQVEQYELTHPGDEAVELTAVLSALAEPARLTIVHTVADYGSEGGMACLDVWEKSGLTATKSTMSHHYKVLREAGLVVMWWVGAKKHVRLRRELMDVRWPGLLDAVLADSSVPRAQQKQ, via the coding sequence ATGGGCACCCAGGTCGAGCAGTACGAACTGACTCATCCCGGCGACGAGGCCGTGGAGCTGACGGCGGTGCTGTCGGCGCTGGCCGAACCGGCCCGGCTGACCATCGTCCACACGGTCGCCGACTACGGCTCCGAAGGCGGCATGGCCTGCCTGGACGTCTGGGAGAAGAGCGGGCTCACCGCGACCAAGTCGACGATGTCGCACCACTACAAGGTGCTGCGCGAGGCCGGGCTGGTCGTCATGTGGTGGGTCGGCGCCAAGAAGCACGTGCGGCTGCGCCGGGAGCTGATGGACGTGCGCTGGCCCGGGCTGCTGGACGCGGTGCTGGCGGACAGCAGCGTGCCCCGGGCGCAGCAGAAGCAGTAG
- a CDS encoding fibronectin type III domain-containing protein, which produces MLAAGLTLFGVTQAGQAATGRYAAAATPAATAAPASTVPAWTGTFDNFHTAPWIANWGTTSDTAQCQGASGTFTCNWGYGNLAPVTDSSAPGSGQALKATYPANSGPPSCYLSVSGCVLGGGQFYQDLTTNGQTALANSPSLDLKYDYSFPVGFDFGGKTQGKMPGLWGGGVMGCESGAQHCASGWSTRYMWKGGSSSAPNGELYFYTASGSGYGADLCNGNWTFAADGKWHSIEQLTNVSTGSITIWSDGKNVCQVTEPMPGAHSGVFFSTFHGGHDLSYSPKKTENAEFADFSLATDGPQTPTSTGPAAPTALSASATSSSSIALTWTETNNSDAAASYDVYEGSTKVATVSGTSATITGLAAGSTHTYTVTAVDGSGVESAHSTAATATTPSSANTPATPANLAVSGTTSSSISLSWTETNNADPAASYQVLEGSTVVATSTGTSATVGGLTAGSTHTYTVEALDAAGNASAPSASVTGTTANPSTVPAVPQHVVVASATSSSITLNWTETNNSDAAASYNVYEGTSKVATSTTTSATITGLAAGSTHAYTVTAVDAAGNESAHSAAATGSTTGGGGVGLTATIKKTKDWGSGYTDTATLTNTSGSAVTGWDVQFDLDKSENIESSAGVTYASSANHYTLSNDSADATLAAGASLQFQFSGDYGSGGYIAPANVAAYALSGQQTPATPTGLTVTGTTTSSISLAWTETDNSDPAAAYTVSEGGVTVATVATTSATISGLAAGSTHTYTVTAVDASGNGSAASAPVTATTGSGGPATPATPTGLTVTGTTSSSISLSWTETDNGDPAASYQVREGSTVVASPTATSATVSGLAAGSTHAYTVVAVDSAGNTSAPSAPVTGSTAGGGGPNPFTQSLIDSAVAAAPFNWAAPTSSVPRPGTNPANINQAKVLYYLALVDEVAPGSAATSGTSVQSALLTQVRSLIAGGHEPDADGGLEMWGQAPVAQALLLLKNDSSAWSRLSSAEQNKVTLLEAAMGYGSNYTYNDADNFSSGICGFGNFSKTNNPNYRDGGVDTEIAAIQFFGASAWDGMLSAFNDATFTGQLNAAGLTNAGQCFAAVGSGGNSAIARPFVYSGHHSSDLMGIWSTIAGNTFDKTAQSTVSPAHIADNTTSPYDGQCCMGHEFNSTDSSGLRSSALYTFEGWMNVTGSRVAMEVLGNFTISAATTESQFHIGTLDLKYKLDHGYISQALNQSQILVDDHGNPATDGPNAKGFLYDWDAYTVSGAPNS; this is translated from the coding sequence ATGCTCGCCGCAGGGCTCACGCTGTTCGGCGTGACCCAGGCCGGACAGGCCGCCACCGGCCGGTACGCCGCCGCCGCGACACCAGCGGCGACGGCGGCACCGGCCTCGACGGTCCCGGCGTGGACGGGGACGTTCGACAACTTCCACACCGCACCGTGGATCGCGAACTGGGGCACCACATCTGACACCGCGCAGTGTCAGGGTGCCTCGGGGACATTCACCTGTAACTGGGGCTACGGAAACCTGGCCCCGGTCACCGACTCCAGCGCCCCGGGATCCGGGCAGGCGCTGAAGGCCACCTATCCCGCCAACAGCGGACCGCCCAGCTGCTACCTGTCGGTCAGCGGCTGTGTGCTCGGCGGCGGCCAGTTCTACCAAGACCTGACCACCAACGGCCAGACCGCCCTGGCGAACAGCCCCAGCCTGGACCTGAAGTACGACTACAGCTTCCCGGTCGGCTTCGACTTCGGCGGCAAGACCCAGGGCAAGATGCCGGGCCTGTGGGGCGGCGGGGTGATGGGCTGCGAGAGCGGCGCGCAGCACTGCGCCAGCGGCTGGTCGACCCGCTACATGTGGAAGGGCGGCAGCTCCAGCGCACCCAACGGCGAGCTGTACTTCTACACCGCGTCCGGCTCCGGCTACGGTGCCGACCTGTGCAACGGCAACTGGACGTTCGCCGCGGACGGCAAGTGGCACTCGATCGAGCAGCTGACCAACGTCTCGACCGGGTCCATCACCATCTGGAGCGACGGCAAGAACGTCTGCCAGGTCACCGAGCCGATGCCCGGGGCGCACTCCGGCGTGTTCTTCTCCACCTTCCACGGCGGGCACGACCTGAGCTACAGCCCGAAGAAGACCGAGAACGCCGAGTTCGCCGACTTCAGCCTGGCCACGGACGGTCCGCAGACCCCCACGTCGACCGGCCCGGCCGCCCCGACCGCGCTGAGCGCCTCGGCGACCTCCAGCTCCAGCATCGCGCTGACCTGGACCGAGACGAACAACTCCGACGCCGCGGCCTCGTACGACGTGTACGAGGGCTCGACGAAGGTCGCGACGGTCAGCGGTACCAGCGCCACGATCACCGGCCTGGCCGCGGGCAGCACCCACACCTACACGGTCACGGCCGTCGACGGCTCCGGTGTGGAATCCGCGCACAGCACCGCCGCGACGGCGACGACGCCGAGCTCGGCCAACACTCCCGCGACGCCGGCGAACCTCGCGGTCAGCGGGACCACGAGCTCCAGCATCAGCTTGTCCTGGACCGAGACGAACAACGCCGACCCGGCCGCGTCCTACCAGGTCCTCGAAGGCTCCACCGTGGTCGCCACCTCGACCGGCACGAGTGCCACCGTCGGCGGGCTGACCGCCGGGAGTACGCACACGTACACGGTCGAAGCCCTCGACGCGGCGGGCAACGCCTCGGCGCCGAGCGCGTCGGTGACCGGTACCACGGCCAACCCCAGTACCGTTCCGGCTGTCCCGCAACACGTGGTCGTGGCCAGTGCGACCTCGTCGAGCATCACGTTGAACTGGACTGAGACCAACAACTCGGACGCGGCGGCGTCGTACAACGTCTACGAGGGCACCAGCAAGGTCGCCACCTCGACGACGACCAGCGCCACGATCACCGGCCTGGCCGCGGGCAGCACTCACGCCTACACCGTCACGGCGGTCGACGCCGCGGGCAACGAGTCCGCGCACAGCGCCGCGGCCACCGGCAGCACGACCGGCGGCGGGGGCGTCGGACTGACCGCCACCATCAAGAAGACCAAGGACTGGGGGAGCGGCTACACCGACACCGCGACGCTCACCAACACCTCCGGTTCCGCGGTCACCGGCTGGGACGTGCAGTTCGATCTGGACAAGAGCGAGAACATCGAGAGCTCGGCGGGCGTCACCTATGCCTCCAGCGCGAACCACTACACGCTCAGCAACGACAGTGCCGACGCGACCCTCGCGGCCGGTGCCAGCCTGCAGTTCCAGTTCAGCGGCGACTACGGCTCCGGCGGCTACATCGCGCCGGCCAACGTCGCGGCCTACGCGCTGTCCGGGCAGCAGACCCCGGCGACGCCGACCGGTCTGACCGTCACCGGCACCACGACGTCCAGCATCAGCCTGGCGTGGACCGAGACGGACAACAGCGATCCGGCCGCCGCGTACACCGTCTCCGAAGGCGGCGTCACGGTCGCGACCGTCGCCACCACCAGCGCCACCATCTCGGGGCTGGCGGCCGGCAGTACGCACACCTACACGGTGACCGCGGTCGACGCCTCCGGCAACGGTTCCGCGGCCAGCGCGCCGGTCACCGCGACCACCGGCTCCGGCGGTCCGGCCACGCCGGCCACGCCGACCGGCCTGACGGTCACCGGCACCACGTCCTCCAGCATCAGCCTGTCCTGGACCGAGACGGACAACGGTGATCCCGCTGCTTCGTACCAGGTCCGGGAGGGCTCCACGGTGGTGGCCTCGCCGACCGCGACGTCCGCGACCGTCAGCGGCCTGGCGGCCGGCAGTACGCACGCCTACACGGTGGTGGCGGTCGACAGCGCGGGCAACACCTCCGCGCCGAGTGCCCCGGTCACCGGCAGCACCGCCGGCGGCGGCGGACCGAACCCGTTCACGCAGTCGCTGATCGACAGCGCGGTCGCCGCCGCGCCGTTCAACTGGGCCGCGCCGACTTCCTCGGTTCCGCGTCCCGGTACCAACCCGGCCAACATCAACCAGGCGAAGGTGCTGTACTACCTGGCGCTGGTCGACGAGGTCGCGCCGGGTTCTGCGGCTACCAGTGGGACCAGCGTCCAGAGCGCGCTGCTGACCCAGGTCAGGAGCCTGATAGCGGGCGGCCATGAGCCGGACGCCGACGGCGGCCTGGAGATGTGGGGGCAGGCGCCGGTGGCACAGGCCTTGCTGCTGCTCAAGAACGACAGCTCGGCGTGGAGCCGGCTGTCCTCCGCCGAGCAGAACAAGGTCACGCTGCTGGAAGCGGCCATGGGCTACGGCAGCAACTACACCTACAACGACGCCGACAACTTCTCGTCCGGGATCTGCGGCTTCGGGAACTTCTCGAAGACCAACAACCCGAACTACCGGGACGGCGGCGTCGACACCGAGATCGCGGCGATCCAGTTCTTCGGCGCCTCGGCCTGGGACGGCATGCTCAGCGCGTTCAACGACGCGACGTTCACCGGACAGCTGAACGCCGCCGGCCTGACCAACGCCGGCCAGTGCTTCGCGGCGGTCGGCAGTGGCGGGAACTCGGCGATCGCGCGGCCGTTCGTCTACTCCGGCCACCACTCCAGCGACCTGATGGGGATCTGGAGCACCATCGCCGGGAACACCTTCGACAAGACCGCGCAGAGCACGGTGAGCCCGGCGCACATCGCCGACAACACCACCAGCCCCTACGACGGCCAGTGCTGCATGGGCCACGAGTTCAACAGCACTGACTCCTCCGGGCTGCGCAGCTCCGCGCTGTACACGTTCGAGGGCTGGATGAACGTCACCGGCTCCCGGGTCGCGATGGAGGTGCTGGGGAACTTCACCATCTCCGCGGCCACCACGGAATCGCAGTTCCACATCGGCACGCTGGACCTGAAGTACAAGCTCGACCACGGGTACATCAGCCAGGCCCTCAACCAGAGCCAGATCCTGGTGGACGACCACGGCAACCCGGCGACCGACGGTCCCAACGCCAAGGGCTTCCTGTACGACTGGGACGCCTACACCGTCTCGGGCGCGCCCAACAGCTGA
- a CDS encoding sugar porter family MFS transporter: protein MANTASSAAPAARRPVNRATLYTFGAFGGILFGYDLGVIAGVLVLIAKQWSLTAFQKGAITASLSVGAMAGAVLAGRLCNRIGRRLTIMTAAVVVIVGTVACVLAGDWQVMMLTRGVIGIGIGLSSATVPTYLAELAPARVRGALGSLNQLFIVTGILSAFLVDYALSSHNNWKGMFLGALVPAAILIVGLLVLPETPRWLLSRGRDGEARAVLAATLPNATDAELDAEVQDIRDVIRRDSQERGRVRDLWQPWVRPMVLVAMILAIGQQFSGVNAINAYFPTMLKSLGFATRTALLSAVVLGVVKFLFTVWELFMVDRWGRRPLLMIGAAVMTVSLFAAGLVIKNVTDKDTLGTLTLIFLILYLAGYELGWGATVWVMIGEIFPLRARAAGTAVATTVLWAATGLVTAVFPTMSAKSNLGIGGAMWVFAGVNIVLLLLARFYIPETKGRSLEQIERDLRGGTLSTGGGVSAGGAGQGAGATAVPAQGSDAAAGAAGAAGAAAEEPGESGLVSES from the coding sequence ATGGCGAATACTGCGTCCTCGGCAGCTCCGGCTGCGCGCCGGCCGGTGAACCGCGCGACCCTGTACACCTTCGGCGCCTTCGGCGGCATCCTGTTCGGCTACGACTTGGGCGTCATCGCCGGCGTCCTGGTCCTGATCGCGAAACAGTGGTCGCTGACCGCGTTCCAGAAAGGCGCCATCACCGCCAGCCTGTCGGTGGGCGCGATGGCCGGCGCGGTGCTGGCCGGCCGGCTGTGCAACCGGATCGGCCGGCGGCTGACCATCATGACGGCCGCCGTGGTGGTGATCGTCGGGACCGTCGCCTGCGTGCTGGCCGGCGACTGGCAGGTGATGATGCTGACCCGCGGCGTCATCGGCATCGGCATCGGGCTGTCCTCGGCGACCGTCCCGACCTACCTGGCCGAGCTGGCCCCGGCCCGGGTGCGCGGCGCGCTGGGCTCGCTGAACCAGCTGTTCATCGTCACCGGCATCCTGAGCGCGTTCCTCGTGGACTACGCGTTGTCCAGCCACAACAACTGGAAGGGGATGTTCCTCGGGGCCCTGGTCCCCGCGGCCATCCTGATCGTCGGGCTGCTGGTGCTGCCGGAGACCCCGCGCTGGCTGCTGAGCAGGGGCCGGGACGGCGAGGCCCGGGCCGTGCTGGCCGCCACGCTGCCGAACGCGACCGATGCGGAGCTGGACGCCGAAGTCCAGGACATCCGCGACGTGATCCGGCGCGACAGCCAGGAACGCGGCCGGGTGCGCGACCTGTGGCAGCCGTGGGTGCGGCCGATGGTGCTGGTCGCGATGATCCTGGCGATCGGGCAGCAGTTCTCCGGCGTCAACGCGATCAACGCCTACTTCCCGACGATGCTGAAGTCGCTGGGGTTCGCCACGCGCACCGCGCTGCTGTCGGCGGTCGTGCTCGGCGTCGTGAAGTTCCTGTTCACGGTGTGGGAGCTGTTCATGGTCGACCGCTGGGGCCGCAGGCCGCTGCTGATGATCGGCGCGGCGGTGATGACGGTCTCGCTGTTCGCCGCGGGCCTGGTCATCAAGAACGTGACCGACAAGGACACGCTCGGCACCCTGACCCTGATCTTCCTGATCCTCTACCTGGCCGGCTACGAACTCGGCTGGGGCGCCACGGTCTGGGTGATGATCGGCGAGATCTTCCCACTGCGCGCCCGCGCCGCCGGCACGGCCGTGGCCACCACGGTCCTGTGGGCCGCCACCGGTCTGGTCACCGCGGTCTTCCCGACGATGTCGGCGAAGAGCAACCTGGGGATCGGCGGCGCGATGTGGGTGTTCGCCGGGGTCAACATCGTGCTGCTGCTCCTGGCCCGCTTCTACATCCCGGAGACCAAGGGCCGCAGCCTGGAGCAGATCGAGCGGGACCTGCGCGGCGGGACGCTCTCCACGGGCGGCGGGGTGTCCGCGGGCGGCGCCGGGCAGGGGGCCGGTGCGACGGCCGTCCCGGCCCAGGGCTCCGACGCGGCGGCGGGTGCGGCGGGTGCGGCGGGTGCGGCGGCCGAGGAGCCCGGCGAGTCGGGTCTGGTCTCAGAGTCCTGA
- a CDS encoding IclR family transcriptional regulator, which yields MADTGISRGPAAGSAALTSDASADGASELGGGDSAAGVKSARRAVELLEAFGTNHSWLSLTDLHHHTGFPRSSLHGLLRTLRDVGWIESDDAGTRFRLGVKALICGTAYLDRDPVMPYATEALERLREQIGYTCHFARLNGPDIVYLQTRESRTSAHLVSRVGRTLPAHATALGKVLLAELADDELTAVLPKHLDALTDLTITDREALRSELAFIRERGYSTERGQSSPNLACVAAVVPYRIPGTDAVSCSMPDERVTDAELQRVGTLLRDVAEDLSQQLRRAGIR from the coding sequence ATGGCCGACACCGGCATATCCCGCGGACCGGCGGCCGGATCCGCCGCCCTGACGTCCGACGCGAGCGCGGACGGGGCCTCCGAGCTGGGCGGCGGCGACTCCGCGGCGGGAGTGAAGTCGGCACGGCGGGCCGTGGAGCTGCTGGAGGCCTTCGGCACGAACCACTCCTGGCTCTCGCTCACCGACCTGCACCACCACACCGGGTTCCCGCGCTCCTCGCTGCACGGCCTGCTGCGCACCCTGCGCGACGTCGGCTGGATCGAGTCCGACGACGCCGGCACCCGGTTCCGGCTCGGTGTCAAAGCCCTGATCTGCGGCACCGCCTACCTGGACCGCGACCCGGTGATGCCCTACGCCACCGAGGCCCTGGAGCGGCTGCGCGAGCAGATCGGCTACACCTGCCACTTCGCCCGCCTCAACGGCCCGGACATCGTGTACCTGCAGACCCGCGAGTCGCGCACCTCGGCGCATCTGGTGTCGCGCGTCGGCCGCACGCTGCCGGCGCACGCCACCGCGCTGGGCAAGGTGCTGCTCGCCGAACTGGCCGACGACGAGCTGACGGCGGTGCTGCCCAAGCACCTGGACGCGCTCACCGACCTGACGATCACCGACCGCGAGGCGCTGCGCTCGGAGCTGGCCTTCATCCGCGAGCGCGGGTACTCCACCGAGCGCGGGCAGAGCTCGCCGAACCTGGCGTGCGTGGCGGCCGTGGTGCCGTACCGGATCCCGGGCACGGACGCGGTGAGCTGTTCGATGCCGGACGAGCGGGTCACGGACGCGGAGTTGCAGCGGGTCGGGACACTGCTGCGCGATGTCGCCGAGGACCTGAGTCAGCAGCTGAGGCGGGCCGGGATCCGGTAG
- a CDS encoding DUF2252 domain-containing protein, giving the protein MTNSSLASRVAAGRAARKLVTRSSTGDWKAPKDRQDPVAVLEKQAATRLPGLVPIRYGRMAASEFAFLRGGPAIMAADLAQSPTTGLTVQLCGDAHLSNFGLYASPERRLVFDLNDFDETLPGPFEWDVKRLTASIAVAARQNGFEDDCGHSAAVEAARAYRTAMAAMTQKDELDVWYQSVDATMLLQLARRKRGRKELEASFSEAERHTNLQALRKLTGPGPDGTPRIRYQPPLLVPFAELGFDRDTEEETIRRVFTDYRSTLQEDRRALLERFRYVESALKVVGVGSVGTRCSMALMLGETTSAPLFLQVKEAEESVLAPYLKASRYEHQGHRVVAGQRLMQATSDIFLGWATGPEGRYFYVRQLRDMKGSANVPEMDKTMLRAYSELCGLTLARAHARSGDRVAISAYLGSGDSFDRAMGRWALAYADQTREDHKVLMNAIKTGVVRAVDA; this is encoded by the coding sequence ATGACGAACTCGAGCCTGGCCTCACGAGTAGCGGCCGGGCGCGCGGCCCGCAAGCTGGTCACGCGCTCCTCGACCGGGGACTGGAAGGCGCCCAAAGACCGCCAGGACCCGGTGGCCGTCCTGGAGAAGCAGGCGGCCACCCGGCTGCCGGGCCTGGTGCCGATCCGCTACGGCCGGATGGCCGCCTCGGAGTTCGCGTTCCTGCGCGGCGGGCCGGCGATCATGGCCGCCGACCTGGCGCAGTCACCCACCACGGGGCTGACGGTGCAGCTGTGCGGCGACGCGCACCTGTCCAACTTCGGGCTGTACGCCTCCCCCGAACGCCGCCTGGTCTTCGACCTGAACGACTTCGACGAGACGCTGCCGGGGCCCTTCGAGTGGGACGTGAAGCGGCTGACGGCGAGCATCGCGGTGGCCGCGCGCCAGAACGGTTTCGAGGACGACTGCGGCCACAGCGCCGCCGTCGAGGCGGCCCGGGCGTACCGCACCGCGATGGCGGCGATGACGCAGAAGGACGAGCTGGACGTCTGGTACCAGAGCGTGGACGCCACGATGCTGCTGCAGCTGGCCCGGCGCAAGCGGGGCCGCAAGGAGCTGGAGGCGTCGTTCAGCGAGGCGGAGCGGCACACGAACCTGCAGGCGCTGCGCAAGCTGACCGGGCCCGGACCGGACGGCACGCCGCGGATCCGCTACCAGCCGCCGCTGCTGGTGCCGTTCGCGGAGCTGGGCTTCGACCGGGACACCGAGGAGGAGACCATCCGCCGGGTCTTCACCGACTACCGCTCGACGCTCCAGGAGGATCGCAGGGCCCTGCTTGAGCGGTTCCGGTACGTGGAGTCGGCGCTGAAGGTGGTGGGTGTCGGCAGCGTCGGGACCCGCTGCTCGATGGCGCTGATGCTCGGCGAGACCACCTCGGCGCCGTTGTTCCTCCAGGTGAAGGAGGCCGAGGAGTCGGTGCTCGCGCCGTACCTGAAGGCGAGCCGCTACGAGCACCAGGGGCACCGGGTGGTCGCCGGGCAGCGGCTGATGCAGGCGACCAGCGACATCTTCCTGGGGTGGGCCACCGGGCCCGAGGGACGGTACTTCTACGTGCGGCAGCTGCGCGACATGAAGGGCTCGGCGAACGTCCCGGAGATGGACAAGACGATGCTGCGCGCCTACTCGGAACTGTGCGGGCTGACGCTGGCGCGGGCTCATGCGCGCTCCGGGGACCGGGTGGCGATCTCGGCGTACTTGGGCAGCGGGGATTCGTTCGACCGCGCCATGGGGCGGTGGGCGCTGGCGTACGCGGACCAGACCCGGGAGGATCACAAGGTCCTGATGAACGCGATCAAGACCGGGGTGGTGCGCGCGGTCGACGCGTAG
- a CDS encoding DUF2000 family protein, which yields MFDTKIAVLLRDDLAVWQRLNVTAFLVSGIGTARPEVVGEAYRDADGTVYLSEFRQPVMVFEGSRELLAAARAKAVARGLDVAVFTADMFGTGNDADNRAAVRAVRADDLDLVGIAVYGPKNAVDKAFKGASMHP from the coding sequence ATGTTCGACACGAAGATCGCCGTGCTGCTGCGGGACGACCTCGCAGTGTGGCAGCGGCTGAACGTCACGGCATTCCTGGTCAGCGGGATCGGCACGGCCCGTCCCGAAGTCGTCGGCGAGGCGTACCGGGACGCCGACGGCACCGTCTACCTGTCGGAGTTCCGGCAGCCGGTGATGGTGTTCGAGGGGAGTAGGGAACTCCTCGCGGCCGCCCGGGCCAAAGCCGTGGCGCGCGGGCTGGACGTCGCGGTGTTCACCGCCGACATGTTCGGCACCGGCAACGACGCCGACAACCGGGCCGCGGTACGGGCCGTGCGCGCGGACGACCTGGATCTGGTCGGCATCGCGGTGTACGGCCCCAAGAACGCGGTCGACAAGGCTTTCAAGGGTGCTTCGATGCACCCTTGA